From a region of the Syngnathus typhle isolate RoL2023-S1 ecotype Sweden linkage group LG12, RoL_Styp_1.0, whole genome shotgun sequence genome:
- the ccng2 gene encoding cyclin-G2 — MDAFKLMKELRANYELEVYYLPKETGLSLIESSNQNDGRISAKCRNAKVEDLWSLTSFFGYTTQTFVLAINLLDRFLAMMRIQPKHLSCVSLSCLHMAAKATEEECNLASTDELIRIGQCRFSVSDLGRMEKIITEKLDFKCKSVTALTFLQLYHQIALSHSTERKETLSLEKLEAQLKACLCRIDFSKAKPSVLALSLLRQQIEAIQSVDMLEIAHHIQRHLKIADSELLLWRDQVAQRLSDYASPECSKPNHRKLQWIVSRRTAQNLHSSYRSVPELPTIPECCWDESESEDSCEDMMSSGEESLSSSLGSDGEGPFFPAHLHHQHKRRQYLNA; from the exons ATGGATGCCTTCAAactgatgaaggagctgcgggcAAACTATGAGTTGGAGGTTTATTATCTCCCCAAAGAGACAGGCCTGAGTCTCATTGAGTCTAGTAATCAG AATGATGGGCGGATCTCAGCCAAGTGCAGAAATGCCAAAGTGGAGGATTTGTGGAGTCTGACCAGCTTCTTTGGCTACACCACACAGACCTTCGTCCTGGCCATTAACTTGCTTGACAGATTCTTGGCTATGATGAGG ATCCAACCGAAGCACTTGTCTTGTGTCAGCCTTAGCTGCCTCCACATGGCCGCCAAAGCGACAGAGGAGGAGTGCAACCTCGCATCCACCGACGAGCTCATCCGCATTGGACAGTGCCGCTTCAGCGTGTCCGACCTCGGCCGTATGGAGAAGATCATCACAGAGAAGCTTGACTTCAAGTGCAAATCTGTCACAGCTTTGACCTTTCTGCAGTTGTACCATCAGATTGCACTGTCTCACTCCACGGAGAG GAAGGAAACATTGAGCCTGGAGAAGCTGGAGGCTCAACTCAAAGCCTGCCTGTGCCGGATCGATTTCTCCAAAGCTAAG CCGTCCGTCCTCGCCTTGTCCCTCCTGAGACAGCAGATTGAAGCTATTCAGTCGGTGGACATGTTGGAAATAGCCCATCACATCCAGAGACACCTAAAg ATTGCAGACAGTGAGCTCCTGTTGTGGCGCGATCAAGTTGCTCAACGCTTGTCCGACTACGCCTCGCCAGAGTGCAGCAAACCCAATCATAGAAAACTGCAATGGATCGTGTCTCGCCGTACCGCTCAGAACCTACACAGCAGCTACCGCAGCGTACCTGAACTGCCCACCATCCCCGAGTGCTGCTGGGATGAAAGCGAGAG TGAGGACTCTTGTGAGGACATGATGAGTTCGGGCGAGGAGTCCCTCAGCAGCTCACTGGGCAGCGATGGCGAAGGGCCGTTTTTTCCGGCACACCTCCACCACCAGCACAAACGCCGCCAATACCTCAATGCCTGA
- the taf1c gene encoding TATA box-binding protein-associated factor RNA polymerase I subunit C isoform X1, with amino-acid sequence MDYSFPKQLFPSFYNDGPPGCTQKPCAGIWGSYDQVQPQGGSDPPSKWTFTSRHQVKGEIWRQTEPAPIPLFKPNNSFIWSSPPPDPHDFTEHMQNFYSDHCRDAFGCISEVLGDNFYFKYGMKKRQRRDAVHTWKIKRFLDKLDLPICHKSCSSRTLQAYSALMSDVVHTVPPELLGSLLYEELTEQRDRRLFYEGATGGALNLIPFSQSEHSQNGCLLFPGNQGMDRLNFQRVEWEHHQDKCFSLKSSKRKPFHFQLKGPIRQISSASLFNICCVSARSDRFCGFWRFSEREEPHLLQVVNTKEVATCITVSPHILGEVLVASESGTVNLWTVGKGIQKVWEDISNLYFNAKSSWRWCEFSAHPRVIVYADRTGAELCDIRACPASNHTLFRISNTADCRSGERLILSKYLADVHPFHHLVNTQYSTYIMDERFPCLPVLKMDHMMQFPPVFCHVLPGGSSSRSRAGTTKVLLGSQCSQEIIQLQYSGGRAEACVSMGPPQALLRPCDSLQHLPVQIPHRMDIASNRLSSPSAGLTCIQKTARDGSNDCIYVLQLTEAGDIFYQILEHEHLDASLAPASEDEAQPVLENASEAVPETSSDEDIIGPTRGIMLHTFVTKTPEKQLRLDNSDNGSEDSETRGKGQNLKRLNLQIHVNDDPGLNAENGTSSAANDSEQPSSNQETRPNFTHANLPDCPTFVKLSEDALSTWKRWLQKLMLKSHKKEDRMRCQMTCDPSSLFSLSRNKMRELSQDDHVTRMRHQLSLCMSDPSLLVRSAATSERQEVVPFPDQVDTGAWVDDLSQRLTLAWQGEENWRAWWKDRLGLNREEKMNALRRKRRRQREARRRSGGRRLALSESFTSSVTYQSELDDFSDWTGWSSAASQGVGSDSERVETELSQSEGTIESEALITKTPVAAINETTFPTPIVSSRSAQVDFTPSSQRRSKRPTEDYLSSLFGSQEDPAQHDNYFDAEQQSLGPLAHSSQSLSQSSLGRLFSQPKKKKARMGF; translated from the exons ATGGATTATAGCTTCCCAAAGCAGCTGTTCCCTTCATTTTACAACGATGGACCACCAGGCTGCACGCAGAAACCATGTGCTGGAATTTGGGGCAGTTACGATCAGGTCCAACCTCAG GGTGGATCTGATCCTCCAAGCAAATGGACCTTTACATCTAGACATCAGGTGAAGGGGGAGATATGGCGGCAGACAGAACCGGCACCAATTCCCCTCTTCAAACCAAACAACT CTTTCATTTGGTCCTCACCTCCTCCAGATCCGCACGACTTCACAGAGCAT ATGCAAAACTTCTACTCCGATCATTGCCGAGACGCCTTTGGGTGCATCAGTGAAGTTCTCGgggacaatttttattttaaatatggaATGAAAAAG CGTCAACGCAGAGATGCAGTTCACACATGGAAGATAAAACGGTTCCTTGACAAGCTGGATTTGCCAAT ATGTCACAAGTCGTGTTCCTCCAGAACACTGCAGGCGTACAGTGCTTTAATGTCAGATGTCGTGCATACTGTCCCGCCAGAGCTCCTGGGTTCTCTGTTGTACGAGGAACTGACGGAGCAGAGAGACCGCCGGCTGTTCTATGAAGGAGCCACAGGGGGTGCACTCAACTTAATCCCCTTCTCACAAAGTGAACACTCTCAAAATGGCTGCCTTCTCTTTCCTGGAAACCAGGGAATGGACCGCCTCA ACTTTCAGAGAGTTGAGTGGGAACACCACCAAGACAAATGTTTCTCTTTGAAATCCAGCAAAAGGAAACCGTTCCACTTCCAACTGAAAGGCCCCATCCGGCAGATTAGCTCAGCATCTTTGTTCAACATTT GTTGTGTTTCTGCGCGGTCAGATCGTTTCTGTGGCTTTTGGAGATTTAGTGAGCGGGAAGAACCACATTTGTTGCAAGTCGTTAACACCAAAGAGGTTGCCACTTGTATTACTGTCAG TCCTCACATTCTAGGTGAAGTTTTGGTGGCAAGTGAAAGTGGAACAGTAAACCTGTGGACTGTTGGCAAAGG GATCCAAAAGGTTTGGGAAGACATCAGCAACCTTTACTTCAATGCTAAGTCATCATGGCGCTGGTGTGAATTCTCTGCCCATCCTCGGGTGATCGTCTACGCTGACAGGACTGGTGCAGAACTCTGCGATATCAGG GCGTGTCCTGCCTCCAATCACACATTGTTTCGTATCAGCAACACTGCAGACTGTAGAAGTGGAGAGAGGCTTATCCTCAGTAAATATCTGGCAGATGTTCAcccttttcaccatcttgtcaacACTCAG TACTCAACCTACATAATGGACGAGCGATTTCCTTGCTTACCAGTGCTGAAGATGGATCACATGATGCAATTCCCACCAGTGTTCTGTCATGTCCTTCCTGGTGGATCCTCATCCCGGAGCAGAGCAGGAACCACTAAAGTTTTACTGGGTTCACAGTGCTCTCAGGAAATCATACAGCTGCAATATTCAG GTGGCAGAGCAGAAGCGTGCGTCAGTATGGGTCCTCCTCAGGCACTCCTTCGGCCTTGTGATAGCCTCCAACACCTTCCCGTCCAGATCCCGCACCGCATGGACATAGCATCTAACCGACTGTCCTCACCATCTGCAG gTCTAACCTGTATCCAAAAGACTGCAAGAGATGGAAGTAATGATTGCATCTATGTGCTACAATTGACTGAAGCAGGTGATATATTCTATCAGATCCTTGAACATGAGCATCTGGATGCCTCTTTAGCCCCAGCCTCAGAGGATGAAGCCCAACCAGTCCTGGAAAATGCCTCCGAAGCAGTTCCTGAAACATCCAGCGATGAGGACATAATCGGGCCAACTCGGGGCATAATGCTTCACACATTTGTGACCAAAACGCCAGAGAAACAACTTCGATTGGACAACTCGGACAACGGTTCTGAGGATTCAGAGACACGAGGGAAAGGACAAAACTTGAAAAGGTTGAACCTCCAGATACATGTCAATGATGATCCAGGGTTGAATGCAGAAAATGGGACCAGTTCGGCAGCCAATGATTCAGAGCAGCCAAGCAGCAATCAGGAGACGCGCCCTAACTTTACTCATGCTAATCTACCTGACTGTCCGACTTTTGTAAAACTCAGTGAGGATGCTCTCAGCACGTGGAAACGCTGGCTACAAAAACTAATGCTCAAGAGCCACAAAAAGGAGGACCGTATGCGCTGCCAAATGACATGTGATCCCAGTAGTCTCTTTAGTCTTTCCCGCAACAAAATGAGAGAACTCTCTCAAGATGACCACGTAACGCGCATGAGACATCAGTTGAGTCTGTGCATGTCTGACCCTTCTTTGCTGGTGAGAAGCGCCGCCACCTCCGAGCGTCAAGAAGTGGTGCCGTTTCCAGACCAGGTGGACACGGGAGCGTGGGTTGATGATCTCAGTCAACGTCTGACCCTGGCCTGGCAAGGCGAGGAAAATTGGCGAGCCTGGTGGAAAGATCGGCTGGGGCTGAATAGGGAAGAAAAGATGAATGCTctcaggaggaagaggaggaggcaaaGGGAGGCGAGGAGGCGATCCGGCGGGCGACGGCTAGCACTCTCTGAAAGCTTCACTTCATCAGTCACCTACCAGTCAGAGCTGGACGATTTCTCCGACTGGACGGGCTGGTCCTCTGCTGCAAGCCAAGGGGTGGGGTCAGACTCGGAAAGGGTGGAGACAGAATTATCGCAGTCTGAGGGCACGATAGAAAGTGAAGCTCTAATAACCAAGACACCCGTCGCTGCGATCAATGAGACCACATTTCCGACTCCAATCGTCTCATCAAGATCTGCTCAAGTGGACTTCACACCATCCAGCCAGAGGAGAAGCAAACGCCCCACAGAGGACTACCTCAGCTCTCTGTTTGGATCGCAG GAGGATCCCGCACAACACGACAACTACTTTGACGCAGAGCAGCAGTCACTTGGACCTCTGGCGCACTCCTCCCAGTCCCTCTCCCAGAGTTCTCTGGGGCGCCTGTTTTCACAACCAAAGAAAAAGAAGGCGCGGATGGGATTTTAG
- the taf1c gene encoding TATA box-binding protein-associated factor RNA polymerase I subunit C isoform X2 has translation MDYSFPKQLFPSFYNDGPPGCTQKPCAGIWGSYDQVQPQGGSDPPSKWTFTSRHQVKGEIWRQTEPAPIPLFKPNNSFIWSSPPPDPHDFTEHRQRRDAVHTWKIKRFLDKLDLPICHKSCSSRTLQAYSALMSDVVHTVPPELLGSLLYEELTEQRDRRLFYEGATGGALNLIPFSQSEHSQNGCLLFPGNQGMDRLNFQRVEWEHHQDKCFSLKSSKRKPFHFQLKGPIRQISSASLFNICCVSARSDRFCGFWRFSEREEPHLLQVVNTKEVATCITVSPHILGEVLVASESGTVNLWTVGKGIQKVWEDISNLYFNAKSSWRWCEFSAHPRVIVYADRTGAELCDIRACPASNHTLFRISNTADCRSGERLILSKYLADVHPFHHLVNTQYSTYIMDERFPCLPVLKMDHMMQFPPVFCHVLPGGSSSRSRAGTTKVLLGSQCSQEIIQLQYSGGRAEACVSMGPPQALLRPCDSLQHLPVQIPHRMDIASNRLSSPSAGLTCIQKTARDGSNDCIYVLQLTEAGDIFYQILEHEHLDASLAPASEDEAQPVLENASEAVPETSSDEDIIGPTRGIMLHTFVTKTPEKQLRLDNSDNGSEDSETRGKGQNLKRLNLQIHVNDDPGLNAENGTSSAANDSEQPSSNQETRPNFTHANLPDCPTFVKLSEDALSTWKRWLQKLMLKSHKKEDRMRCQMTCDPSSLFSLSRNKMRELSQDDHVTRMRHQLSLCMSDPSLLVRSAATSERQEVVPFPDQVDTGAWVDDLSQRLTLAWQGEENWRAWWKDRLGLNREEKMNALRRKRRRQREARRRSGGRRLALSESFTSSVTYQSELDDFSDWTGWSSAASQGVGSDSERVETELSQSEGTIESEALITKTPVAAINETTFPTPIVSSRSAQVDFTPSSQRRSKRPTEDYLSSLFGSQEDPAQHDNYFDAEQQSLGPLAHSSQSLSQSSLGRLFSQPKKKKARMGF, from the exons ATGGATTATAGCTTCCCAAAGCAGCTGTTCCCTTCATTTTACAACGATGGACCACCAGGCTGCACGCAGAAACCATGTGCTGGAATTTGGGGCAGTTACGATCAGGTCCAACCTCAG GGTGGATCTGATCCTCCAAGCAAATGGACCTTTACATCTAGACATCAGGTGAAGGGGGAGATATGGCGGCAGACAGAACCGGCACCAATTCCCCTCTTCAAACCAAACAACT CTTTCATTTGGTCCTCACCTCCTCCAGATCCGCACGACTTCACAGAGCAT CGTCAACGCAGAGATGCAGTTCACACATGGAAGATAAAACGGTTCCTTGACAAGCTGGATTTGCCAAT ATGTCACAAGTCGTGTTCCTCCAGAACACTGCAGGCGTACAGTGCTTTAATGTCAGATGTCGTGCATACTGTCCCGCCAGAGCTCCTGGGTTCTCTGTTGTACGAGGAACTGACGGAGCAGAGAGACCGCCGGCTGTTCTATGAAGGAGCCACAGGGGGTGCACTCAACTTAATCCCCTTCTCACAAAGTGAACACTCTCAAAATGGCTGCCTTCTCTTTCCTGGAAACCAGGGAATGGACCGCCTCA ACTTTCAGAGAGTTGAGTGGGAACACCACCAAGACAAATGTTTCTCTTTGAAATCCAGCAAAAGGAAACCGTTCCACTTCCAACTGAAAGGCCCCATCCGGCAGATTAGCTCAGCATCTTTGTTCAACATTT GTTGTGTTTCTGCGCGGTCAGATCGTTTCTGTGGCTTTTGGAGATTTAGTGAGCGGGAAGAACCACATTTGTTGCAAGTCGTTAACACCAAAGAGGTTGCCACTTGTATTACTGTCAG TCCTCACATTCTAGGTGAAGTTTTGGTGGCAAGTGAAAGTGGAACAGTAAACCTGTGGACTGTTGGCAAAGG GATCCAAAAGGTTTGGGAAGACATCAGCAACCTTTACTTCAATGCTAAGTCATCATGGCGCTGGTGTGAATTCTCTGCCCATCCTCGGGTGATCGTCTACGCTGACAGGACTGGTGCAGAACTCTGCGATATCAGG GCGTGTCCTGCCTCCAATCACACATTGTTTCGTATCAGCAACACTGCAGACTGTAGAAGTGGAGAGAGGCTTATCCTCAGTAAATATCTGGCAGATGTTCAcccttttcaccatcttgtcaacACTCAG TACTCAACCTACATAATGGACGAGCGATTTCCTTGCTTACCAGTGCTGAAGATGGATCACATGATGCAATTCCCACCAGTGTTCTGTCATGTCCTTCCTGGTGGATCCTCATCCCGGAGCAGAGCAGGAACCACTAAAGTTTTACTGGGTTCACAGTGCTCTCAGGAAATCATACAGCTGCAATATTCAG GTGGCAGAGCAGAAGCGTGCGTCAGTATGGGTCCTCCTCAGGCACTCCTTCGGCCTTGTGATAGCCTCCAACACCTTCCCGTCCAGATCCCGCACCGCATGGACATAGCATCTAACCGACTGTCCTCACCATCTGCAG gTCTAACCTGTATCCAAAAGACTGCAAGAGATGGAAGTAATGATTGCATCTATGTGCTACAATTGACTGAAGCAGGTGATATATTCTATCAGATCCTTGAACATGAGCATCTGGATGCCTCTTTAGCCCCAGCCTCAGAGGATGAAGCCCAACCAGTCCTGGAAAATGCCTCCGAAGCAGTTCCTGAAACATCCAGCGATGAGGACATAATCGGGCCAACTCGGGGCATAATGCTTCACACATTTGTGACCAAAACGCCAGAGAAACAACTTCGATTGGACAACTCGGACAACGGTTCTGAGGATTCAGAGACACGAGGGAAAGGACAAAACTTGAAAAGGTTGAACCTCCAGATACATGTCAATGATGATCCAGGGTTGAATGCAGAAAATGGGACCAGTTCGGCAGCCAATGATTCAGAGCAGCCAAGCAGCAATCAGGAGACGCGCCCTAACTTTACTCATGCTAATCTACCTGACTGTCCGACTTTTGTAAAACTCAGTGAGGATGCTCTCAGCACGTGGAAACGCTGGCTACAAAAACTAATGCTCAAGAGCCACAAAAAGGAGGACCGTATGCGCTGCCAAATGACATGTGATCCCAGTAGTCTCTTTAGTCTTTCCCGCAACAAAATGAGAGAACTCTCTCAAGATGACCACGTAACGCGCATGAGACATCAGTTGAGTCTGTGCATGTCTGACCCTTCTTTGCTGGTGAGAAGCGCCGCCACCTCCGAGCGTCAAGAAGTGGTGCCGTTTCCAGACCAGGTGGACACGGGAGCGTGGGTTGATGATCTCAGTCAACGTCTGACCCTGGCCTGGCAAGGCGAGGAAAATTGGCGAGCCTGGTGGAAAGATCGGCTGGGGCTGAATAGGGAAGAAAAGATGAATGCTctcaggaggaagaggaggaggcaaaGGGAGGCGAGGAGGCGATCCGGCGGGCGACGGCTAGCACTCTCTGAAAGCTTCACTTCATCAGTCACCTACCAGTCAGAGCTGGACGATTTCTCCGACTGGACGGGCTGGTCCTCTGCTGCAAGCCAAGGGGTGGGGTCAGACTCGGAAAGGGTGGAGACAGAATTATCGCAGTCTGAGGGCACGATAGAAAGTGAAGCTCTAATAACCAAGACACCCGTCGCTGCGATCAATGAGACCACATTTCCGACTCCAATCGTCTCATCAAGATCTGCTCAAGTGGACTTCACACCATCCAGCCAGAGGAGAAGCAAACGCCCCACAGAGGACTACCTCAGCTCTCTGTTTGGATCGCAG GAGGATCCCGCACAACACGACAACTACTTTGACGCAGAGCAGCAGTCACTTGGACCTCTGGCGCACTCCTCCCAGTCCCTCTCCCAGAGTTCTCTGGGGCGCCTGTTTTCACAACCAAAGAAAAAGAAGGCGCGGATGGGATTTTAG